The Chloroflexota bacterium genome window below encodes:
- a CDS encoding RusA family crossover junction endodeoxyribonuclease encodes MALPFEFVIDGPPVSQQARRRELVRQWSENVRRVGKQYWETDDEPVAESVMLTTTYFFTDRQMDVDNIPKPISDALNGLVYIDDNQITDILCRKRNLNDDLRIENSSGILRQAVVRNIPFVYIRVENAPDQSLIW; translated from the coding sequence ATGGCTCTTCCTTTTGAATTCGTCATAGATGGGCCGCCTGTGTCACAACAAGCAAGGCGCAGGGAATTGGTGCGACAATGGTCAGAGAATGTGCGGAGAGTTGGTAAACAGTATTGGGAAACGGACGATGAGCCTGTTGCGGAATCTGTTATGCTAACTACCACTTACTTCTTTACTGATAGGCAGATGGATGTAGATAATATCCCTAAACCTATTTCGGATGCCTTGAATGGATTGGTGTACATTGATGATAATCAGATAACTGATATTCTTTGTCGCAAGCGAAATCTGAACGATGACCTACGAATAGAAAACTCTTCAGGCATTTTGAGGCAGGCCGTTGTTCGCAATATCCCTTTTGTGTATATTCGAGTAGAAAATGCTCCTGATCAGAGTCTGATATGGTGA